From one Eucalyptus grandis isolate ANBG69807.140 chromosome 9, ASM1654582v1, whole genome shotgun sequence genomic stretch:
- the LOC104418344 gene encoding probable mannitol dehydrogenase, translating to MAKSPEQEHPQAAFGWAARDPSGLLSPFKFSRRTTGEKDVKFKVFFCGICHSDLHSVRNEWGFSTYPLVPGHEIVGEVVEVGSKVEKFKAGDKVGVGCLVGSCGSCDSCHDQLENYCPKMILTYGAMYHDGTMTHGGYSNMMVVDEHFAIKFPQNMPLDAGAPLLCAGITVYSPMKFFGLDHPGIHLGLVGLGGLGHVAVKFAKAMGVKVTVISSSPGKREEALQRLGADAFLISSDTNQVQAAMGTMDGIIDTVSAVHPILPLIGLLKQNGKLVLVGAPDRPLELPVFPLIFGRKIVAGSCIGGIQETQEMIDFAAKHKITADIEVISIDYVNTAMDRLAKGDVKYRFVIDIGNTLKEA from the exons ATGGCGAAGTCGCCGGAGCAAGAGCACCCGCAGGCGGCTTTCGGCTGGGCTGCGAGAGACCCCTCCGGCCTCCTGTCTCCCTTCAAATTCTCCCGCAG GACAACGGGAGAGAAAGACGTGAAGTTCAAGGTGTTTTTCTGCGGAATCTGCCACAGCGACCTCCACAGCGTGAGGAACGAGTGGGGATTCTCGACTTATCCTCTTGTTCCCGG GCACGAGATTGTGGGCGAAGTTGTTGAGGTTGGGAGCAAGGTGGAGAAGTTCAAGGCGGGAGACAAAGTGGGAGTGGGTTGCCTGGTCGGATCGTGCGGCTCCTGCGATAGTTGCCACGACCAACTCGAGAATTACTGCCCCAAAATGATTCTGACTTATGGTGCCATGTACCATGATGGGACGATGACCCACGGAGGATACTCCAACATGATGGTGGTGGATGAGCACTTCGCCATCAAATTCCCGCAAAACATGCCTCTCGATGCCGGCGCTCCTTTGCTTTGTGCCGGGATCACTGTTTATAGCCCAATGAAGTTCTTTGGGCTCGACCACCCAGGGATCCACTTGGGCCTGGTGGGTCTCGGTGGACTGGGCCATGTTGCAGTAAAATTTGCGAAGGCGATGGGGGTCAAGGTGACCGTGATCAGCTCCTCTCCCGGGAAGAGGGAGGAAGCGCTCCAGCGTCTCGGCGCCGATGCATTCCTTATTAGCAGCGACACCAATCAAGTTCAG GCTGCAATGGGCACAATGGATGGTATAATCGACACGGTTTCGGCTGTGCACCCGATATTGCCTTTGATTGGTTTGCTCAAACAGAACGGAAAGCTTGTTCTCGTTGGAGCTCCTGATCGGCCTCTCGAGTTACCCGTTTTCCCATTGATCTTTG GGAGGAAGATTGTGGCTGGGAGTTGCATTGGTGGAATACAAGAAACTCAAGAGATGATTGATTTTGCAGCAAAGCACAAGATTACCGCCGATATTGAGGTCATTTCTATCGACTATGTGAACACAGCAATGGACCGCCTTGCCAAGGGCGATGTCAAGTACCGGTTTGTGATAGATATTGGCAACACCTTAAAAGAAGCATGA